The Haloplanus natans DSM 17983 genome has a segment encoding these proteins:
- a CDS encoding Piwi domain-containing protein, with protein MPTQADIEDGERIDITVQVVTELDRPSSKMAKRLKVRDTADNEFPLAIWKNNALSDFAWESGRWYELENARGNEYRGKKSLNGSSRLRAETVEPPVDDDEDSSDSEKTSEGQLFDTLQNGLPYLSLFPFDRDFETLSVYEYRIEADDAFEDSPMDATYNLAAYLRSSSDAAVTHAGVMSLISTEPLETYLPDPFTLTDETRVILRANETADNETVVRLLQQLIKKSINTDEYETGRVDRIRTKAPIISGSGGLFEACLAYRVGIEVLPSGDAYVGIEVSHHARSQATVDEYMDRVNATVDELVDTHVEHDPETYSTPGSGRLKGLTDLRFTDPIQDFGNQSLADWYERKDRVSDEMLEQLRSENPRLVEVQYNPNDDETSVHVPQLLRVAPRKEVVKQLAPRFHREWDSRAKMLPDERFKKATEFVAGLDALPAVDAQLDPTPVGPSISFMSTEVDRTDNLRFGNDRTADLPGTGLSRYGVYRRPSSFRLHYLVPERYTDEFGEFRTRIENQLKGINCSPDETSYSEYTFGREIEYSNAAAAISDVDVVLAAVPSPTNEFIQNGTIDDPYGEFKKALGKQTIPSQMLRVDNLDNKWVVRNTALGIVAGAGGVPWRVDQMPGDADCFVGLDATRDPDTGQFLGASANVVLADGTVFVSKTQSLQSGETFDEDAVVDVLKDVHREFVRVEGDTPNSIVVHRDGRLFEDVNAILTPFEGTGIDIDILDIRKSGAPRAAFRRDGQFRVDHKGRIFIARNDDYGFLTTTGRPEFDDSDGLGTPRTLRVVRRAGDTPMQTLLEQVYWLSESHVGSAQRSTRLPITTYYADRCAEAARKGYLVNGEIIRGVPYI; from the coding sequence ATGCCGACGCAGGCCGACATCGAGGATGGGGAACGAATCGACATCACGGTCCAGGTGGTGACTGAACTGGACCGTCCATCGAGTAAGATGGCCAAGCGACTCAAGGTCCGCGACACCGCGGACAACGAGTTCCCACTCGCCATCTGGAAAAACAACGCGCTGAGTGACTTCGCTTGGGAGTCGGGCCGCTGGTACGAACTCGAGAACGCTAGGGGAAACGAGTACCGTGGCAAGAAGAGTCTGAACGGGTCCTCACGACTACGCGCCGAAACCGTCGAACCCCCCGTGGATGACGATGAGGACAGCAGTGACTCAGAGAAGACGTCCGAGGGCCAGCTCTTTGACACGCTCCAGAACGGCCTTCCGTACCTCTCGCTTTTTCCATTCGACCGCGACTTCGAGACGCTGTCTGTCTACGAGTATCGCATTGAGGCCGACGACGCGTTCGAGGACAGTCCGATGGACGCGACGTACAATCTTGCAGCCTACCTTCGCTCGTCCAGTGACGCGGCCGTCACGCACGCAGGAGTGATGTCTCTCATCTCCACCGAGCCGTTGGAGACGTACCTCCCGGACCCGTTCACCCTCACGGACGAGACTCGGGTCATCCTCCGAGCCAACGAGACGGCTGACAACGAGACGGTGGTTCGTCTCCTTCAGCAGCTGATCAAGAAGAGCATCAACACCGACGAATACGAAACAGGGCGAGTGGATCGTATTCGCACTAAGGCTCCCATCATCAGTGGATCCGGGGGTCTCTTCGAGGCGTGCCTCGCATACCGAGTGGGTATCGAGGTGCTTCCATCCGGCGATGCCTACGTCGGAATCGAGGTCAGCCACCACGCCCGCAGCCAAGCGACTGTCGACGAGTACATGGATCGAGTGAACGCGACGGTGGACGAACTCGTCGACACGCACGTCGAACACGACCCAGAAACGTACTCGACGCCCGGGAGCGGGCGACTGAAAGGCCTTACAGACCTTCGGTTCACAGACCCGATTCAGGACTTCGGTAATCAGTCGCTCGCGGACTGGTACGAGCGAAAAGACCGCGTCTCGGACGAGATGCTGGAACAGCTCCGCTCGGAGAACCCGCGGCTCGTTGAGGTACAATACAATCCAAACGACGACGAAACAAGTGTCCACGTCCCCCAACTACTCCGGGTAGCCCCTCGAAAAGAAGTCGTCAAACAGCTGGCTCCGCGATTCCATCGAGAGTGGGACAGCCGCGCGAAGATGCTTCCCGACGAGCGATTCAAAAAGGCGACAGAGTTCGTTGCTGGACTGGATGCGCTTCCGGCAGTCGATGCACAACTCGATCCGACACCCGTCGGGCCGAGTATCTCGTTCATGTCTACGGAAGTCGACCGAACAGACAATCTTCGGTTCGGCAACGACCGAACCGCCGACCTCCCTGGTACCGGCCTGAGTCGGTACGGCGTCTATCGTCGTCCCTCCTCGTTCAGGCTCCACTATCTCGTCCCGGAACGGTACACGGACGAGTTCGGCGAATTCCGAACCCGGATAGAGAACCAACTCAAGGGCATCAATTGCTCGCCGGACGAAACGTCCTACAGCGAGTATACGTTCGGTCGTGAGATCGAGTATAGTAACGCAGCTGCTGCCATCAGCGACGTCGACGTGGTCCTCGCCGCCGTCCCATCGCCGACAAACGAGTTCATCCAGAACGGAACCATCGACGACCCGTATGGGGAGTTCAAGAAGGCGCTCGGAAAGCAAACGATCCCGTCGCAGATGCTCCGAGTGGACAACCTCGACAACAAGTGGGTCGTCCGCAATACTGCGCTCGGTATCGTTGCCGGCGCTGGCGGCGTCCCTTGGCGCGTCGATCAGATGCCCGGTGATGCCGACTGCTTCGTCGGCCTCGACGCGACCCGTGACCCGGACACTGGACAGTTCCTCGGTGCGAGCGCGAACGTCGTGCTCGCAGACGGGACCGTGTTCGTCTCGAAGACGCAATCCCTCCAGTCCGGGGAGACGTTCGACGAGGACGCCGTCGTCGACGTACTCAAAGACGTTCACAGGGAGTTCGTCCGGGTGGAAGGCGATACACCCAACAGTATCGTGGTCCACCGCGACGGTCGGCTGTTCGAAGATGTCAACGCCATCCTGACCCCGTTCGAAGGAACGGGAATAGATATCGACATCCTCGATATCCGAAAGAGCGGGGCCCCCCGTGCGGCGTTCCGGCGAGACGGCCAGTTCCGTGTCGATCACAAGGGTCGCATCTTCATCGCGCGGAATGACGACTACGGATTCCTCACGACCACGGGTCGGCCTGAATTCGACGACAGCGATGGACTCGGGACACCGCGAACACTTCGCGTCGTTCGGCGAGCGGGTGATACACCGATGCAGACGCTGCTGGAGCAGGTGTACTGGCTCAGTGAGAGTCACGTTGGGAGCGCCCAGCGGAGTACACGGCTCCCGATAACGACCTACTACGCCGATCGATGTGCTGAGGCTGCACGGAAGGGATACCTCGTTAACGGCGAGATCATCAGAGGTGTCCCGTACATCTGA
- a CDS encoding phospholipase D-like domain-containing protein, producing the protein MKFDIPLNTDETDGSHVEIFKSWRSFSDVFEGAKRMRVVTYCDSPEFILDLFEDLENLERLEVVVGDVDDYRERLIDKPDLADRLEQLRRDDKLVIYLCENKEVHSKLYLIEYSNEDLADEEAGDDDQMTLGGEATTESDPTDQVSAAPAKVVIGSPNLSRNAWSNQTNVGAVYDTTIESDLYARFEDLYQDHRDSYNKGGPFLEDLSEQLEQSDDDREEVIKLYTEGRVGTQDELGEVHGRLADHIDAEVEAVDLALDGGTPSEDECTQVADDVEDTDEPTEDGDLGLADAPQDRITLSLRGYDESTVSTLSQMTDFDATVSNDTLTTTPDAFQRYAQQVFDVPTMHLNEDRDQLKFHYDGTVYRVTQPPKSPEKVDEALAEIENYFATVDDYGNSNNATAVKAHMYEALLWFFWAPFANRQAAFYRQHGINLDKALPYLYIFGESNGGKGTFCRFALSLISGNRVEAPVDADEIGKRKVRNLRSAHTSFPVVVDDITKQKVNSLDTLRNYWSGWTGESSYPMFAFISNDKRPGEWFRNRAKILRFDVNFMTSHQGEAEVNRLIDTENPIFQWFGHKYLNRDLILGEDSDALREVREAMLDLYEFADRSVPDYFPTEPAEQAYDTGRERWHNLIDREDVEISKDGDTLQVTFTESMNFELHEYKRDPPMTVRIEKRGLDLIIKTPDEFFDWLGETTTDDPREGFLSRARNLLSR; encoded by the coding sequence ATGAAATTCGATATACCACTCAACACGGACGAAACAGACGGCAGCCACGTGGAGATCTTCAAGAGCTGGCGGTCGTTCTCGGATGTCTTCGAAGGTGCAAAGCGAATGCGCGTGGTCACCTACTGTGATTCGCCTGAGTTCATCCTCGATCTCTTCGAGGACTTAGAGAACCTGGAACGGCTGGAGGTTGTGGTCGGCGATGTCGACGACTATCGCGAACGCCTCATTGATAAACCGGATCTCGCGGATCGACTTGAGCAACTACGTCGGGACGACAAACTGGTCATCTACCTCTGTGAGAACAAGGAGGTCCACTCGAAGCTCTATTTGATCGAATACTCGAATGAGGACCTGGCCGACGAGGAAGCCGGAGACGACGACCAGATGACTCTCGGCGGAGAAGCGACCACGGAGTCGGACCCGACAGACCAAGTCAGTGCAGCACCGGCAAAGGTCGTTATCGGGTCTCCGAACCTGTCCCGCAACGCTTGGTCGAATCAGACGAACGTCGGGGCCGTGTACGACACGACGATAGAGAGCGACCTGTACGCACGGTTCGAAGACCTGTACCAAGACCACAGGGACTCCTACAACAAGGGTGGTCCTTTTCTGGAGGACCTCTCCGAGCAGCTTGAGCAGTCGGATGACGACCGCGAGGAGGTCATCAAACTGTATACGGAGGGGCGGGTCGGGACACAAGATGAGCTCGGAGAGGTACATGGCCGTCTCGCTGACCATATCGACGCTGAGGTAGAGGCGGTAGATCTCGCGCTCGATGGCGGGACTCCTTCCGAGGATGAATGCACTCAAGTAGCAGATGATGTCGAAGACACCGATGAGCCGACAGAGGACGGAGATCTAGGATTAGCTGACGCACCGCAAGACCGTATCACGCTGTCACTCAGGGGGTACGACGAGTCGACGGTGAGCACACTGTCTCAGATGACCGACTTCGACGCGACGGTGTCGAACGATACGTTGACCACAACCCCAGACGCGTTCCAGCGGTACGCCCAGCAGGTCTTCGACGTTCCGACGATGCACCTGAACGAGGATAGGGATCAGCTCAAGTTCCACTACGACGGCACGGTCTACCGCGTCACGCAACCACCGAAGAGTCCGGAGAAGGTAGACGAGGCACTTGCGGAGATTGAGAACTACTTCGCGACCGTAGACGACTACGGGAATTCCAATAATGCCACGGCAGTCAAGGCACACATGTACGAAGCGCTCCTCTGGTTCTTCTGGGCGCCCTTCGCGAACCGTCAAGCAGCCTTCTACCGACAGCACGGCATCAACCTCGACAAAGCGCTCCCCTATCTCTACATTTTCGGAGAATCGAACGGTGGCAAAGGAACGTTCTGCCGCTTCGCCCTCTCACTAATCAGTGGAAACCGTGTGGAGGCTCCGGTCGACGCTGACGAGATTGGAAAACGGAAAGTCCGGAATCTCCGGTCGGCACACACGTCATTCCCCGTAGTTGTCGACGATATCACCAAGCAGAAAGTGAACTCATTAGACACACTCCGGAACTACTGGAGCGGATGGACTGGGGAATCCTCATATCCAATGTTTGCGTTCATCTCCAACGACAAACGGCCCGGTGAGTGGTTCCGGAACCGAGCTAAGATCCTCCGGTTCGACGTCAACTTCATGACTTCCCACCAGGGCGAGGCAGAGGTAAATCGCCTCATCGACACGGAGAATCCGATCTTCCAGTGGTTCGGGCACAAATATCTGAACCGTGACCTCATACTGGGAGAGGATTCGGACGCACTCCGTGAGGTCAGAGAAGCGATGCTGGACCTTTACGAGTTTGCTGATCGGTCCGTACCGGACTACTTCCCGACTGAGCCAGCCGAACAGGCATACGACACTGGTCGGGAGCGATGGCACAATCTTATCGATCGGGAAGACGTCGAAATTAGCAAAGACGGGGACACGCTTCAGGTGACGTTCACGGAATCGATGAACTTCGAGCTACACGAGTACAAGCGTGATCCGCCGATGACGGTTCGGATTGAAAAGCGAGGACTCGATTTGATTATCAAGACGCCGGACGAGTTCTTCGACTGGCTTGGTGAGACGACTACCGACGATCCACGCGAAGGATTCCTCTCACGCGCTCGTAACCTTCTGAGTCGGTAG
- a CDS encoding tyrosine-type recombinase/integrase has translation MNDDLDESTSVVQSDPDDISWTLLDLDELIDTYWNTIAPMMREDGLDPEADRPTHAWLSANGFRGLVYALREYHGRTFGEFWSKDLDLEKQAEGYDWGTGHEPTVDLLETYIESRRERGELSDSSADTLRYRIAKYVRAYRDVNDSGDLLGPVARDSDAPAYEATDAAWAAFDRLDGELAPRTMRRIHEAVDDWYAHLIRRKRAAVNPVAGLEDEYRWSRRVNGTDESPSNPALDPAHVRALYETASTAGERLLVVALCGWGLRSGEVAALHRSQLVLDPPEADVPYVNFEERKNGPGQVSILFGRDAAMDRLAELGERNSWNGYLFPSFRSSSGHRTRQTILSRFDDLAERAGLPDDIAGTKPVPQMARRFWYDAYASTQEAILEEVGEIAAEQGSASAEVVLQEYLSPERRRRLRREYMRERLDEAFGEVST, from the coding sequence GTGAATGACGACCTCGACGAGAGTACTTCTGTAGTTCAGAGTGACCCTGACGACATCTCGTGGACCCTGCTCGATCTCGATGAACTCATCGACACCTACTGGAACACCATCGCGCCGATGATGCGCGAGGACGGACTTGACCCCGAAGCGGACCGACCGACCCACGCGTGGCTGTCTGCCAACGGCTTCCGCGGGTTAGTCTATGCACTGCGAGAGTACCACGGTCGGACGTTCGGCGAGTTCTGGAGCAAAGACCTCGATCTCGAGAAACAAGCGGAGGGGTACGACTGGGGAACAGGTCACGAGCCGACCGTCGACCTGTTAGAGACGTACATCGAGAGCCGGCGTGAACGCGGAGAGTTGAGCGACTCTTCTGCTGATACGCTCCGCTACCGGATCGCGAAGTACGTCCGGGCCTATCGTGACGTCAACGACTCCGGTGATCTACTGGGGCCAGTCGCCCGTGATAGTGACGCTCCCGCATACGAGGCTACTGACGCCGCGTGGGCGGCGTTTGACCGACTCGACGGGGAATTGGCGCCGCGAACGATGCGCCGAATTCACGAGGCCGTCGACGACTGGTACGCGCATTTGATCCGACGCAAACGGGCAGCGGTCAACCCCGTCGCCGGCCTCGAAGACGAGTATCGGTGGAGCCGCCGAGTGAACGGCACCGACGAGAGTCCCTCGAACCCCGCGCTCGATCCTGCTCATGTCCGAGCGCTATACGAGACGGCCTCGACTGCGGGCGAGCGACTCCTCGTGGTGGCACTGTGTGGGTGGGGCCTCCGATCGGGCGAAGTGGCGGCCCTCCACCGTTCACAGCTCGTGCTGGATCCGCCGGAGGCTGATGTCCCATACGTGAACTTCGAGGAGCGGAAGAACGGTCCCGGCCAAGTATCGATTCTCTTCGGTCGGGATGCGGCGATGGACCGACTTGCTGAACTGGGTGAACGGAACTCGTGGAACGGTTATCTGTTTCCCTCTTTTCGTTCGTCCTCAGGCCACCGGACACGGCAGACGATCCTCAGCCGATTCGACGACCTCGCTGAGAGAGCTGGTCTTCCCGACGACATCGCCGGCACGAAGCCGGTGCCACAGATGGCCCGGCGATTCTGGTACGACGCGTACGCTTCCACTCAGGAGGCCATTCTCGAGGAAGTCGGTGAAATTGCGGCCGAACAGGGGAGTGCAAGCGCCGAAGTCGTTCTTCAGGAGTATCTCTCCCCAGAGCGACGGCGACGACTCCGTCGTGAATACATGCGTGAGCGTCTTGACGAAGCTTTCGGGGAGGTCTCGACGTGA
- a CDS encoding metal-dependent hydrolase: protein MGNFDEHFNAGKVAGLLAAVVGGLLVLDRGGGIEEAIIVAAGIGGVLVVGSLLPDIDHQASKPRQAAGSLGVLTVVGGVIGLVIFAPDSVALLGGIVNSLGVGGSPSTLGIGVLVVGAAVLLATGGDTFDSLTTHRGFTHSLPFVGLVGLGALVASQQLANLGGIFGVFQGQNGVLVAVAAAAGVLVHLVVDS from the coding sequence ATGGGAAACTTCGACGAACACTTCAACGCGGGGAAGGTCGCCGGACTACTTGCTGCCGTAGTCGGAGGACTCCTCGTTCTTGACCGCGGTGGGGGCATCGAAGAAGCAATCATCGTCGCTGCCGGTATTGGTGGCGTCCTCGTGGTGGGTTCGCTACTACCGGACATCGACCATCAGGCGTCGAAACCACGACAAGCTGCTGGCAGTCTGGGGGTACTCACGGTTGTCGGGGGCGTTATCGGACTCGTAATTTTCGCACCGGACAGCGTCGCGCTACTCGGAGGAATTGTGAACTCTCTCGGAGTCGGTGGTAGTCCGTCGACCTTGGGTATCGGTGTTCTCGTGGTCGGCGCTGCCGTTCTTCTGGCCACCGGTGGTGACACGTTCGATTCGCTGACCACACATCGCGGATTCACGCATTCCCTGCCGTTTGTCGGCCTCGTTGGTCTCGGGGCCCTGGTCGCTAGCCAGCAGCTCGCCAACCTGGGCGGTATTTTCGGAGTCTTCCAGGGACAAAATGGTGTTTTAGTGGCTGTTGCAGCTGCTGCCGGGGTTCTCGTTCATCTCGTGGTGGACAGCTAG
- a CDS encoding TRAM domain-containing protein — protein sequence MEISEELECLFSASIAEQDGSYVIHIPERELQLGDLQQGETYRVALVSSPTQSEPEQSEQAETRSQTQRESLEPPVEEGETRDVEIEDIGEQGDGITRVERGFVVIVPDTKASERVKIEITDVRQNVAFAEVVDRLSYYE from the coding sequence ATGGAAATCTCCGAAGAACTTGAATGTCTGTTTTCAGCTTCGATTGCGGAACAGGACGGCTCATATGTAATCCATATCCCAGAGCGCGAACTGCAATTGGGCGATCTACAGCAAGGAGAAACATATCGCGTCGCACTCGTATCTTCCCCGACACAGAGCGAGCCAGAACAGAGCGAACAGGCCGAAACGAGATCACAGACCCAGCGCGAGTCACTGGAACCACCGGTCGAGGAAGGTGAGACTCGGGACGTTGAGATTGAAGATATCGGCGAACAGGGCGATGGCATCACTCGAGTTGAGCGTGGCTTCGTCGTGATCGTTCCCGATACGAAAGCGAGTGAGCGAGTCAAAATTGAGATTACCGATGTACGGCAGAATGTTGCTTTTGCCGAGGTTGTCGATCGCTTGAGTTACTACGAGTAA
- a CDS encoding DUF555 domain-containing protein: MAERSPKTAPAWNLNSTDQSEGDDRDDERDHESTTENGFPGGYTVVLSFGWVVRGAETGQDAINIAVSEVGRRVGAPGERTRSVDISVQQIGCHSCGTGSEALLLVSETALVGLFLEVVVDAEDPDTAEKIARREVGPHLDNTPLASVDITPAD, translated from the coding sequence ATGGCCGAACGAAGTCCAAAAACTGCCCCGGCCTGGAACCTCAACTCCACCGACCAGAGTGAGGGGGACGACCGAGACGACGAGAGAGATCACGAATCGACTACCGAGAATGGCTTTCCTGGCGGTTATACCGTCGTGCTCTCCTTCGGCTGGGTCGTCCGAGGAGCCGAAACCGGACAGGACGCGATCAACATCGCCGTCAGTGAGGTCGGGAGACGTGTTGGAGCGCCGGGTGAACGGACGCGCAGCGTCGATATCAGTGTCCAGCAGATCGGATGCCACAGCTGTGGCACCGGATCTGAAGCACTCCTACTGGTTTCAGAAACCGCGCTCGTCGGACTGTTCCTCGAGGTCGTAGTCGATGCCGAGGATCCAGATACCGCCGAAAAGATCGCTAGACGCGAGGTCGGGCCGCACCTCGATAACACCCCGCTGGCGTCCGTCGACATCACGCCGGCAGACTGA
- a CDS encoding ParA family protein, giving the protein MQAYTVYNQSGGQGKTTVARDLAAAHAEVGQRVLLIDMDAQNGSLSNYLGVDDNKRNPDADDLTFHLVEQGQGDFTDLIRTAEPNVDVLPSHKRLNRVDEFLDSHENYIGQTKPDDWEYPRYERLLEVLRKNDVPSEYDVVIIDPNAKADTVYYMALYATRNVVIPAVPTRSGFESIDGVADSAQGFAENQDINIGRTAVIPTMVDTRKGDHKDYARKLCDEYDAPVYFKSLSAFESAEEQYVSIFQLFNEHRSRIRKSERNILPKYRTLVATICATFGNPLPEEAWDSEELFTGDDFWGDVEIPFADADVTDGAVDQTAGVN; this is encoded by the coding sequence ATGCAAGCCTATACCGTCTACAATCAGTCGGGCGGGCAGGGGAAGACGACGGTCGCCCGAGACCTCGCGGCAGCCCACGCCGAAGTCGGACAGCGTGTGCTGCTGATCGACATGGACGCTCAAAACGGAAGCCTGAGCAACTACCTCGGCGTCGATGACAACAAGCGCAATCCGGACGCCGACGATCTGACGTTCCACCTCGTCGAGCAGGGCCAGGGCGACTTCACCGACCTGATCCGGACCGCGGAACCGAACGTCGACGTCCTCCCGTCGCACAAGCGGCTCAATCGCGTCGACGAATTCCTCGACTCCCACGAGAACTACATCGGGCAGACCAAACCCGACGACTGGGAGTACCCCCGGTACGAACGACTTCTCGAGGTCCTCCGAAAGAACGACGTACCGAGCGAGTACGACGTCGTGATCATCGACCCGAACGCGAAGGCGGATACCGTATATTACATGGCGCTATACGCTACCCGGAACGTGGTCATCCCCGCCGTGCCGACCAGGTCGGGATTCGAGAGTATCGACGGGGTCGCCGACAGCGCTCAAGGGTTCGCCGAAAATCAGGACATCAACATCGGACGCACAGCCGTCATCCCTACGATGGTCGATACCCGCAAGGGCGATCACAAAGACTACGCCCGGAAACTGTGCGACGAGTACGACGCACCAGTCTATTTCAAATCGCTGAGCGCGTTCGAATCGGCCGAGGAGCAGTACGTCTCCATCTTCCAGCTGTTCAACGAACACCGGAGCCGAATCCGGAAGTCCGAGCGCAATATCCTGCCGAAGTACCGGACACTGGTCGCGACGATCTGTGCGACGTTCGGTAACCCGCTCCCCGAAGAGGCTTGGGACAGCGAGGAGCTGTTCACGGGTGACGACTTCTGGGGAGATGTCGAGATTCCGTTCGCTGACGCCGACGTCACAGATGGTGCGGTCGACCAGACCGCGGGGGTGAACTGA
- a CDS encoding DUF7837 family putative zinc-binding protein: MINDSRTHGRCPMCDEIISAAHILVEYKKNNGATGIWAECLLCDDVVSPE, translated from the coding sequence ATGATCAACGATAGTCGGACACATGGGCGATGCCCGATGTGTGATGAGATCATTTCTGCAGCACATATCTTAGTTGAATATAAGAAAAACAACGGAGCGACCGGTATCTGGGCGGAGTGTCTCCTCTGCGATGATGTCGTGAGTCCCGAGTGA
- a CDS encoding MarR family transcriptional regulator, with the protein MTPDELLRSLLDSRGKAGICSPEKIPDPTRIRTLDALRKEELSVRELADRISVTRQTAYRACEPLEEAGLIRSGPARLALTCSGEVVRRTYHDLCNETDSNGLVQLARSPHKQWVLRALKRTPARKATLATTATRENGPSRTTIHRILNLFTSGGYVREQAGACELTRAGHRLLDAYTKFSGVITQALEKRDVLRWLPSTLDTLPIEAFDGARVIRNAPDQPHNVLSALTQCVDTDIEIFRWMSTIASPALVAAYWPLFQNSGTDARVVFTEPVLAAFTGGSATVQALQEFGSYVEKEATRQRGTIRCVTGPLSVHLAICDETRVILAPAPTTEMTDATAAGLESTDSAVVRWATAFFDTKYAEGNPPDAPSVKQAKGRSTHN; encoded by the coding sequence ATGACCCCCGACGAGTTACTCCGTTCACTCCTCGACTCGCGGGGGAAAGCGGGTATTTGCTCCCCGGAGAAAATACCTGACCCGACCCGTATCAGAACGCTCGATGCGCTCCGCAAAGAGGAACTCTCAGTTCGAGAGCTCGCAGACCGAATCAGCGTAACTCGTCAAACGGCATATCGAGCCTGCGAGCCGCTCGAAGAAGCCGGATTAATTCGTTCTGGGCCTGCAAGACTCGCGCTTACGTGTTCTGGTGAGGTCGTGAGACGGACCTACCACGACCTCTGCAACGAAACCGATAGCAACGGTCTCGTCCAACTCGCTCGGTCACCACACAAACAGTGGGTTCTCCGAGCGCTCAAACGCACCCCAGCCCGAAAAGCGACGCTCGCAACAACGGCGACGCGAGAAAACGGGCCCTCACGAACGACGATCCATCGAATACTCAACCTCTTCACGTCCGGGGGATACGTCCGTGAGCAGGCTGGTGCGTGCGAGTTGACGAGAGCAGGACATCGTCTCCTAGACGCGTATACGAAATTCAGTGGCGTGATCACCCAGGCACTCGAGAAACGGGACGTCCTGCGGTGGCTACCGTCGACGCTCGATACCCTCCCGATCGAGGCCTTCGATGGAGCGAGAGTCATCCGGAACGCACCGGATCAACCACACAACGTGCTTAGCGCGCTCACCCAGTGTGTCGACACGGATATCGAAATCTTCCGTTGGATGTCTACGATCGCGAGCCCGGCTCTCGTAGCCGCATATTGGCCATTATTCCAAAACAGCGGTACTGACGCGAGAGTCGTCTTCACCGAACCCGTCTTAGCCGCGTTCACCGGGGGAAGCGCTACCGTGCAAGCCCTGCAGGAGTTCGGCTCGTACGTCGAAAAAGAGGCAACACGGCAGAGGGGAACGATTCGGTGCGTCACTGGCCCACTCTCGGTCCACCTCGCAATCTGTGATGAGACGCGCGTAATTCTCGCCCCGGCACCGACAACAGAGATGACGGATGCAACGGCAGCAGGACTCGAATCGACCGATTCAGCAGTGGTGAGGTGGGCGACAGCATTCTTCGATACAAAGTACGCTGAGGGAAATCCTCCCGATGCGCCTTCTGTAAAGCAAGCGAAAGGCCGCAGTACTCACAACTAA
- a CDS encoding ABC transporter ATP-binding protein, whose product MPSANDDVAIEAIELKKTYGAETALDGVSLTIPTGTVYGFLGPNGAGKTTTMRVLTGLSTPTSGEARISDTPVDDRRALVPHVGYLPETPPLYEEFSAREQLEYVADLRDIPSETAQDRIDSYLDRFELADDAGKRISSYSKGMEQKTAFIQSVLHDPDVLFLDEPTSGLDPRAARTIRQSISEFADTGTTVFLSTHILPVVEEVADSVGVLFEGRLVAEGTPDEVKERAETGAGSTLEDAFLAVTSDIDVSTGATTEEEG is encoded by the coding sequence ATGCCCTCCGCAAATGACGACGTTGCCATCGAAGCGATCGAGCTGAAGAAGACGTATGGCGCTGAGACGGCGCTCGATGGGGTTTCGCTAACCATCCCCACCGGAACGGTCTATGGCTTTCTCGGTCCGAACGGCGCCGGAAAGACGACGACGATGCGAGTCCTGACCGGGCTTTCCACACCTACCTCTGGTGAGGCCCGTATCTCCGACACCCCAGTCGATGATCGCCGTGCCCTCGTTCCGCACGTAGGCTATCTCCCCGAGACACCGCCACTGTACGAGGAATTCAGTGCTCGCGAGCAACTTGAGTACGTCGCCGACCTGAGAGACATTCCTTCGGAAACTGCTCAGGACCGGATCGATTCGTACCTCGATCGATTCGAACTCGCCGACGATGCCGGGAAACGAATCAGTTCCTACTCGAAGGGGATGGAACAGAAAACGGCGTTCATTCAGAGCGTGCTTCACGACCCCGATGTCCTCTTTCTCGACGAGCCGACGAGTGGCCTCGACCCGCGGGCCGCACGAACCATCCGCCAGTCGATTTCCGAGTTCGCCGATACCGGAACGACGGTCTTCCTCTCGACACACATCCTCCCGGTCGTCGAGGAGGTGGCCGACAGCGTCGGTGTCCTGTTCGAGGGCCGCCTCGTCGCTGAGGGGACACCGGACGAAGTCAAGGAGCGCGCCGAGACCGGAGCCGGAAGTACGCTCGAAGATGCCTTCCTCGCAGTCACCAGTGACATCGATGTCTCCACCGGAGCGACAACCGAGGAAGAAGGATGA